One segment of Nostoc flagelliforme CCNUN1 DNA contains the following:
- a CDS encoding pentapeptide repeat-containing protein, with protein sequence MPQDFSHQNLRGRSFKGQNLAGANFSGADIRGADFSGANLRGANFSHATAGLQKRWIIILILSALLVSILSAFVSVFGSAQTPNSVFTVITEPYINIRYLTLLAQAGVLFLLTVGWGFQRALEAGAIIPVITWSITKVLAISGIISSTKVVLAIQSGILGGAVVGTWVLAITGVMTIAGSVLIAITTIHHKLTDMILVGAITITSAGVGILSITGFNFKTIIVTGSGVIIAACLAVYVSWRILVCDDKFSWIWALAVNLASTGGTSFRYADLSNANFARTVLKGTDFRDAILKQTWWSNAQRLDFARVGNSYLKHLQIQQLLVSNNGENQNFDGLNLTDINLSNTRLTDASFIRANLNHANLQNAILLRAKLVQTQLDATDFTGATLTGAYIEDWNITTDTKFDKVRCEYVYMRLPTKEKPDPLRKPDNNKEVFAQGEFGDFIKPIFDTLDLYHNQGVDPRAIAISFKQLAENHPKADLRIVGMEVRGEDKFLLRAKTAAMADKSELSAEYFDTYNQIKGLPEREIKLLLAEKDNQIRRLENMVMTALERPSFYSNVEHVGFMTNNPGGFSVGGSVDGDINNVQGENNQQRVSNKSSSFNLQGAQFAGGLVNADTVNAQQIGGNITNYNPEQKQNREQCDFVRSDFNSQLQT encoded by the coding sequence GTTCATTTAAAGGTCAAAACCTTGCTGGGGCAAACTTTAGCGGCGCAGATATCCGAGGAGCAGATTTTAGTGGAGCGAATTTGAGAGGTGCAAACTTTAGCCACGCTACAGCTGGATTACAAAAGCGTTGGATAATAATTTTAATCCTATCTGCATTGTTAGTGTCAATTTTATCAGCATTTGTGTCTGTATTTGGCAGCGCTCAGACCCCAAATAGTGTATTTACCGTTATCACTGAACCTTATATAAATATTCGTTACTTAACTCTCTTAGCACAAGCTGGAGTTTTGTTTCTACTTACAGTTGGATGGGGTTTCCAAAGAGCTTTAGAAGCTGGAGCCATAATTCCAGTAATTACGTGGAGTATAACTAAGGTTTTAGCTATATCTGGAATTATTAGTTCGACTAAAGTTGTACTTGCAATTCAAAGTGGAATTTTGGGTGGTGCTGTTGTTGGGACATGGGTGTTAGCTATAACTGGAGTGATGACTATAGCTGGCTCTGTTTTAATTGCAATCACTACAATCCATCATAAATTAACAGATATGATTCTAGTGGGGGCAATAACGATAACTAGTGCTGGAGTTGGGATATTAAGTATTACAGGATTTAACTTTAAGACAATTATTGTAACTGGATCTGGAGTAATTATTGCAGCATGTCTAGCAGTTTATGTAAGTTGGCGTATTTTAGTTTGTGACGATAAATTTAGTTGGATCTGGGCACTCGCAGTTAATCTTGCTAGCACAGGAGGTACAAGTTTTCGATATGCTGATCTTAGTAATGCTAACTTCGCTCGAACAGTTCTCAAGGGCACTGATTTTAGAGATGCAATATTAAAGCAAACTTGGTGGTCAAATGCTCAACGACTTGATTTTGCTCGTGTTGGAAATAGCTATCTTAAGCATTTGCAAATTCAGCAGTTATTAGTTAGTAACAATGGAGAAAATCAGAACTTTGATGGCTTAAATCTTACAGATATTAATTTGAGTAATACTAGGTTGACAGATGCTAGTTTTATTAGAGCTAATCTCAACCATGCTAACCTACAAAATGCAATTTTGTTGAGAGCCAAGCTAGTGCAAACCCAACTAGATGCCACTGACTTTACAGGCGCAACTCTCACCGGAGCTTACATCGAAGATTGGAACATTACTACCGACACCAAGTTTGATAAAGTACGATGTGAGTACGTTTATATGCGACTCCCTACAAAAGAGAAGCCTGATCCACTTCGCAAACCTGATAACAATAAAGAAGTGTTTGCTCAGGGGGAGTTTGGGGATTTCATCAAGCCCATCTTCGACACACTCGACCTCTACCATAATCAAGGTGTTGACCCTAGAGCGATCGCTATTTCCTTTAAGCAGCTAGCCGAAAATCACCCAAAAGCAGATTTGCGTATTGTGGGAATGGAGGTGCGAGGCGAAGATAAGTTCTTGCTTCGTGCAAAAACAGCAGCGATGGCTGATAAGTCTGAACTGAGCGCAGAATATTTTGACACTTATAATCAGATAAAAGGTTTACCGGAGCGAGAGATTAAATTACTGCTAGCAGAAAAAGATAATCAAATCCGCAGATTAGAAAATATGGTAATGACGGCGTTAGAGCGTCCCAGCTTTTATTCAAATGTTGAGCATGTAGGTTTTATGACAAACAATCCCGGTGGCTTTTCAGTTGGTGGTTCAGTTGATGGCGATATTAATAATGTTCAGGGTGAAAATAACCAACAAAGGGTAAGTAATAAAAGTTCTAGTTTTAACTTACAAGGCGCTCAATTTGCAGGTGGTCTAGTCAATGCTGATACCGTAAACGCCCAACAAATCGGCGGCAACATCACCAATTACAACCCTGAACAAAAGCAAAACCGGGAGCAATGCGATTTTGTTAGATCGGACTTTAATTCTCAGTTACAAACCTAG
- a CDS encoding IS1 family transposase (programmed frameshift), with product MNCPECGSHHIRKNGIKRGKQNHICCNCRRQFIQDYEPSKTYSNEIKEECIRMYLNGMGFRAIERIKRVHHTTIITWVKQLGQNLADAPPIDEIPEVGELDELETFVGFKKNKIWLWTAVNHFKEGILAWVLGDHSAETFKPLWDIVCCWNCYFYVTDGWKVYPQFIDPGYRIVSKIYMTRVEGENTRLRHYLARLHRKTLCYSKSVQMLKHSIRLLLHYLKYRFILVFN from the exons ATGAATTGTCCTGAATGTGGCTCTCATCATATCCGTAAGAATGGGATAAAAAGAGGTAAACAGAATCATATTTGCTGTAATTGTCGTCGCCAGTTTATTCAAGATTATGAGCCATCAAAAACTTATAGCAATGAGATAAAAGAAGAATGTATTCGGATGTATCTCAATGGGATGGGTTTTCGAGCGATTGAAAGAATTAAAAGAGTCCACCACACGACAATTATTACTTGGGTAAAACAACTGGGTCAAAATTTAGCAGATGCACCACCAATCGATGAAATTCCCGAAGTTGGAGAACTCGATGAATTAGAAACTTTTGTTGGCT TCAAAAAAAACAAAATTTGGCTATGGACAGCAGTAAATCATTTTAAAGAGGGTATTTTGGCTTGGGTGTTGGGAGACCACAGTGCAGAAACCTTTAAGCCTTTATGGGATATAGTGTGCTGCTGGAATTGTTATTTTTATGTTACTGACGGATGGAAAGTTTACCCTCAGTTTATTGACCCAGGCTACAGAATTGTGAGTAAGATTTACATGACTAGAGTAGAAGGTGAAAACACCCGTTTACGTCATTATTTAGCACGACTGCATCGCAAAACACTGTGTTATTCTAAGTCCGTACAAATGCTGAAACACTCTATTCGATTATTACTTCACTACTTAAAGTATCGTTTTATTCTGGTGTTCAATTAA
- a CDS encoding oxidoreductase — MTQRTWLITGASRGLGAEIAKAVLAAGDRLIATARNHNDLQQFATSKDALVLSMDVTDEAQVKAAIATSLEKFGQIDVLVNNAGFGLLGAVEECSAEEVESVYRTNVFGLLNVTRAVLPSMRQHRSGHIINLSSIGGYRSSPGWGIYGSTKFAVEGITEALHGELAPLGIHATVVEPGYFRTGFLDNSSLRPSAVQIPDYAQTVGKIRDVAAGLNYQQPGDPTKLAPAIFEIVNTDEPPLRLPLGTDTLQTIAEKNAYVEQETAKWRTLAESTDFR, encoded by the coding sequence ATGACTCAGAGAACATGGCTGATTACTGGTGCTTCACGGGGCTTGGGTGCTGAGATTGCAAAAGCAGTTCTGGCAGCAGGTGACAGATTAATTGCCACCGCCCGCAATCACAACGATTTGCAACAATTCGCAACCAGTAAAGATGCATTAGTACTGAGCATGGATGTCACCGATGAGGCTCAGGTAAAAGCAGCGATCGCCACAAGTCTAGAAAAATTCGGACAAATCGATGTGTTGGTCAACAATGCTGGATTCGGCTTGCTAGGAGCTGTCGAAGAGTGCAGTGCCGAAGAGGTTGAGAGCGTTTATCGCACCAATGTCTTTGGGCTATTAAATGTCACCCGTGCTGTGCTACCCAGTATGCGTCAGCACCGCTCTGGACACATCATTAATTTATCGTCGATCGGTGGCTATCGCTCCTCCCCAGGATGGGGCATCTATGGCTCAACCAAGTTTGCCGTCGAAGGCATTACCGAAGCCCTACATGGGGAGTTAGCCCCGTTGGGGATTCACGCGACGGTGGTTGAGCCGGGATACTTCCGCACTGGTTTTCTCGATAACAGTTCGCTACGTCCGAGTGCAGTGCAAATCCCTGATTATGCCCAGACGGTCGGGAAAATCCGTGACGTAGCGGCTGGACTTAACTACCAACAGCCAGGAGATCCCACTAAGCTCGCCCCAGCCATTTTTGAGATTGTCAACACAGACGAACCACCTCTGCGGTTACCTCTAGGTACAGATACACTTCAGACAATAGCCGAGAAGAACGCTTACGTCGAGCAAGAGACGGCAAAATGGCGAACTCTAGCTGAGTCTACCGATTTCAGATAA
- a CDS encoding nuclear transport factor 2 family protein, which produces MKKYTTAPHSKLLISFGLIGFGLMIATAAPVASARAEPKQAEIRKIVQSNQSQNKEIVREGFAKWANNTGSFFALLADDVEWTITGRSPISKTYTSRKQFLEEAIVPINERLSARIVPSVRGIYAEGDTVIALWDGTATAKDGKPYTNTYSWYMTMKKGRIVKVVAFFDTIELTDLWQRIPVSKKN; this is translated from the coding sequence ATGAAAAAATACACCACCGCCCCCCACAGTAAATTACTAATTAGCTTTGGATTAATTGGCTTTGGTTTAATGATAGCTACCGCAGCACCTGTAGCCAGTGCTAGAGCCGAGCCAAAGCAAGCAGAGATTCGCAAGATTGTCCAATCTAATCAGAGCCAGAATAAAGAAATAGTACGCGAAGGCTTTGCCAAATGGGCAAATAACACTGGTAGTTTCTTCGCTCTGCTGGCTGATGATGTGGAATGGACGATTACAGGCAGAAGTCCAATTTCTAAAACCTACACCAGCCGCAAGCAGTTTTTGGAGGAAGCCATAGTACCAATTAACGAGCGATTGAGCGCCAGAATAGTACCCAGTGTCCGAGGCATTTATGCCGAGGGTGACACGGTAATTGCCTTATGGGATGGAACAGCAACAGCCAAAGACGGCAAACCCTATACCAACACCTATTCCTGGTATATGACCATGAAAAAGGGGCGTATTGTCAAGGTAGTAGCATTCTTCGATACCATTGAGCTTACCGATCTGTGGCAACGCATTCCTGTAAGTAAAAAGAATTGA
- a CDS encoding 2Fe-2S iron-sulfur cluster-binding protein, producing the protein MDDNQRQKDLSRDEETLLDELGIVGAARRKFLGQSMAAALGTFAFHLLAKEEVFATLAASPEAVFAPNTGVENSVKVLLKINGSTQRLEVDSRTALLDVLREKLGLTGSKKGCDQGQCGACTVIVDGRRVLSCLTLTASCEGKEVTTIEGLADSDNLHPMQAAFIKHDGFQCGYCTPGQICSAVALLQEAKNGDASIVTNNLRTSTQNLELSNEEIRERMSGNICRCGAYPGIVAAIREVHSGRETAQAWHFASDEEIAVALKEEGKADEIV; encoded by the coding sequence ATGGATGATAATCAAAGACAGAAAGATTTGAGTAGGGACGAAGAAACACTGCTCGACGAACTCGGTATTGTCGGTGCTGCTCGCCGCAAATTCTTGGGGCAAAGTATGGCTGCTGCACTCGGCACCTTCGCCTTCCACCTGCTGGCTAAAGAGGAGGTCTTTGCCACGCTTGCCGCTTCGCCCGAAGCCGTGTTCGCTCCGAACACTGGCGTGGAGAACTCCGTTAAAGTTCTTTTAAAAATCAACGGCTCGACCCAACGCCTGGAAGTAGATTCACGCACAGCACTGCTCGATGTCTTGCGCGAAAAACTTGGATTGACCGGCAGCAAAAAAGGATGCGATCAAGGACAGTGCGGTGCTTGTACGGTGATCGTTGACGGTCGCCGCGTGCTTTCGTGTCTGACACTTACCGCGAGCTGCGAGGGGAAAGAGGTGACAACCATCGAAGGGCTGGCTGACAGTGACAATCTTCATCCAATGCAAGCGGCGTTCATCAAACACGATGGCTTCCAGTGCGGCTACTGCACGCCGGGGCAGATATGTTCTGCGGTGGCACTTCTGCAAGAAGCCAAAAACGGTGACGCGAGTATTGTCACTAACAATTTGCGGACAAGCACCCAGAATTTAGAACTTTCTAATGAAGAAATCAGAGAACGCATGAGTGGCAACATTTGCCGTTGCGGCGCGTATCCGGGAATCGTTGCAGCAATCAGAGAAGTTCATTCCGGGCGCGAAACAGCCCAGGCCTGGCATTTCGCCAGCGATGAAGAAATTGCTGTTGCATTAAAGGAAGAGGGCAAAGCTGATGAAATCGTTTAA
- a CDS encoding FAD binding domain-containing protein: MKSFKYSSATDAANAVRTVSANQTAKFLAGGTNLIDLMKEYVERPTELVDISYLNLAQIRLTSKGISIGALAKNTDTANHALVRQNYPLLSMAILAGASAQLRNMATNGGNLMQRTRCQYFYDIAMPCNKREPGSGCGALQGLNRIHAIFGYSDKCVATYPGDMANALYALDAVVRIRGTNGQERTIPIQDFHRLPGDTPEKDHNLGHGELIVAIEMPKNNFADKSYYLKVRDRASYAFAMLAVAAALETRGNNIKQARVVLGSVAHKPWRSAEAERVLIGKPATEETFRAAAEAALKDAKPLEHNGYKVELGKRAIALALQRAMTGGVA; encoded by the coding sequence ATGAAATCGTTTAAATATTCAAGCGCAACTGACGCAGCAAATGCCGTTCGCACTGTTTCGGCTAATCAAACTGCAAAGTTTCTGGCAGGCGGGACAAATCTGATTGATTTGATGAAAGAATACGTCGAGCGTCCTACCGAACTTGTTGACATTTCATATTTGAATCTGGCGCAGATTAGATTGACCTCGAAGGGAATTTCTATCGGTGCGTTAGCCAAAAATACTGATACGGCTAACCATGCACTCGTCCGGCAAAATTACCCGCTGCTGTCAATGGCGATTTTAGCTGGTGCCTCCGCGCAGCTTCGTAATATGGCGACCAACGGGGGAAATTTGATGCAACGCACCCGTTGCCAGTATTTTTACGACATCGCTATGCCGTGCAACAAACGCGAACCCGGCAGTGGATGTGGAGCGCTTCAAGGGCTTAATCGCATTCATGCCATTTTTGGCTACAGCGATAAATGCGTAGCCACTTACCCAGGCGATATGGCGAATGCGCTTTATGCGCTTGATGCAGTAGTGAGGATTCGCGGCACAAACGGGCAAGAACGCACAATCCCGATCCAAGATTTTCATCGCTTGCCAGGCGACACGCCAGAAAAAGATCATAATCTTGGGCATGGCGAATTGATCGTCGCCATTGAAATGCCGAAAAATAATTTTGCCGACAAGTCTTATTACCTAAAAGTTCGCGATCGCGCTTCCTATGCTTTCGCAATGCTTGCCGTGGCTGCTGCTTTAGAAACAAGAGGCAATAACATCAAACAGGCACGCGTTGTTTTGGGAAGCGTCGCGCATAAGCCCTGGCGTTCAGCCGAAGCGGAAAGAGTTCTGATTGGAAAACCTGCGACGGAAGAAACTTTTCGGGCTGCTGCCGAAGCGGCTCTCAAAGATGCGAAACCGCTCGAACATAACGGTTATAAAGTCGAACTGGGCAAACGCGCCATTGCTCTGGCTTTGCAGCGAGCGATGACGGGCGGTGTGGCGTAA
- a CDS encoding xanthine dehydrogenase family protein molybdopterin-binding subunit, whose protein sequence is MARYIGKEMSRVDGVAKVTGKAKYAAEFKVPNLAYGFIVTSSIAKGTIKSIDTKEASRAPGVIHILTHENYPKPAPPTAPELKPETNTNVPDKSFRALQSNQIFFNMQPIALVLAETFEQARYAARLVKATYNEEKSMTDLESSLDKAVAIDPQRAAVPRDIVKPRGNPAQAFQSAPVKIEAEYTIPIEHHNPMEPHAAIAFWENDKLTIFDKTQGVYVVRQHLATSFNMPVENVQVISPFVGGAFGASLRPNYYPALTAMAARVIKRPVKVVYTRQQMYTGHGYRPHTWQKISLGAQRNGKLTAIIHDSRNNSSTFQDWVENTTEFPRTLYACPNADTPQRIVRTDLPTSASMRAPGAVSGMFALESAMDELAYALKIDPLELRLINYTEVDPDSGKPYSSKALRECYRLGAQKFGWKNRKFEPRSMRDGRFLVGWGMATGVWGAWQRPASAKITLKSDGTAHVASATSDIGPGTYTVMTLIAAEYLGLPPEKVKFELGDTKFPEAPVQGGSFTTASVGTAIYESAQNIKRKLLDLANKDAASSFKTAKIADVEMIDGKLQIKNNSSQSVDISELMRRNNLTELVDVHQAKASPEREKYATGAHGAQFVEVKVDPEVGIVHVTRAIEVTASGKIMNPKTSHSQEIGGVVWGIGMALQEATEIDHRYGRIMNANLQHYHVPVNADILEIETIFVEEDDKIVNPLGIKGMGELSMVGIPAAIANAVFHATGRRIRDLPITPEKLL, encoded by the coding sequence ATGGCAAGATATATCGGCAAAGAAATGAGCCGCGTGGATGGCGTTGCAAAAGTTACGGGCAAGGCTAAATACGCGGCGGAATTTAAGGTTCCCAATCTCGCTTACGGTTTTATCGTGACGAGCAGTATCGCCAAAGGCACGATCAAATCAATTGATACGAAGGAGGCGAGCCGTGCGCCCGGCGTGATTCACATCCTCACCCACGAAAATTACCCGAAGCCTGCGCCCCCGACTGCTCCAGAACTAAAGCCGGAGACTAACACGAATGTGCCTGATAAATCTTTTCGCGCCCTGCAATCGAATCAGATTTTCTTCAATATGCAGCCGATAGCGCTCGTGCTGGCTGAAACATTCGAGCAGGCGCGTTATGCTGCGCGCCTCGTCAAGGCGACTTACAACGAAGAAAAGTCGATGACCGATCTGGAGAGTTCGTTGGACAAGGCTGTTGCTATTGATCCACAACGTGCTGCCGTTCCACGGGACATCGTAAAACCGCGTGGAAATCCCGCGCAAGCTTTTCAATCTGCGCCCGTCAAAATCGAAGCTGAATACACGATTCCCATCGAACATCACAACCCGATGGAACCGCACGCTGCGATCGCTTTCTGGGAAAACGATAAGCTGACGATCTTCGATAAAACGCAGGGTGTTTATGTCGTTCGCCAGCATTTAGCAACAAGCTTTAATATGCCCGTCGAAAACGTGCAGGTGATTTCACCGTTCGTTGGCGGAGCGTTCGGCGCATCTCTAAGACCGAATTATTATCCGGCATTGACGGCGATGGCGGCGCGCGTCATCAAGCGTCCCGTGAAAGTGGTTTACACCAGGCAGCAGATGTATACCGGACACGGCTATCGCCCGCATACCTGGCAGAAAATTTCGCTCGGAGCCCAAAGAAACGGAAAGCTCACGGCAATCATTCACGACTCAAGAAATAATTCCTCAACTTTCCAAGATTGGGTAGAAAATACTACGGAATTTCCGCGCACGCTTTATGCTTGTCCAAATGCAGATACGCCGCAAAGAATCGTGAGAACCGACTTGCCAACTTCTGCCTCAATGCGTGCTCCGGGTGCGGTTTCAGGAATGTTTGCGCTCGAATCCGCGATGGACGAGCTGGCTTACGCGCTCAAAATAGACCCGCTCGAATTACGGCTGATAAACTACACCGAAGTCGATCCAGATAGCGGGAAACCATACTCAAGCAAAGCTCTGCGCGAATGTTACCGGCTCGGCGCACAAAAGTTCGGCTGGAAGAATCGCAAATTCGAGCCGCGTTCGATGCGAGACGGACGATTTCTGGTCGGATGGGGAATGGCGACCGGAGTTTGGGGCGCGTGGCAGCGACCGGCATCGGCGAAAATCACTTTGAAGTCCGACGGCACGGCGCACGTAGCGAGTGCCACCTCAGACATCGGGCCAGGAACATACACTGTGATGACTTTGATTGCCGCCGAATACCTCGGTTTGCCGCCTGAAAAGGTCAAGTTTGAACTTGGGGACACGAAATTCCCGGAAGCACCGGTGCAGGGCGGTTCATTTACCACAGCGAGCGTCGGCACAGCGATTTATGAATCGGCACAAAACATTAAACGGAAACTGTTGGATTTGGCTAACAAAGATGCGGCTTCGTCTTTCAAGACGGCAAAAATCGCAGATGTCGAGATGATCGACGGAAAGCTGCAAATTAAAAATAATTCGTCGCAATCGGTAGATATTTCCGAGTTAATGCGACGGAACAATCTGACCGAACTGGTTGATGTCCACCAAGCCAAAGCTTCACCGGAAAGAGAAAAATACGCAACTGGCGCGCATGGCGCGCAATTTGTGGAAGTCAAAGTTGACCCAGAGGTGGGGATTGTCCACGTCACGCGCGCTATTGAAGTGACCGCCAGCGGCAAAATTATGAATCCGAAAACTTCGCACAGCCAGGAAATCGGCGGCGTTGTATGGGGGATTGGTATGGCACTGCAAGAGGCGACTGAAATCGACCATCGTTACGGGCGGATTATGAATGCCAATTTGCAGCATTATCACGTGCCGGTTAATGCCGATATCTTGGAGATCGAAACGATATTCGTTGAGGAGGACGATAAAATAGTCAATCCGCTCGGTATTAAAGGCATGGGCGAACTCAGCATGGTCGGCATCCCGGCGGCGATCGCCAACGCCGTCTTCCATGCCACGGGCAGACGCATCAGGGACTTGCCGATTACCCCGGAGAAGCTGCTGTGA
- the moaA gene encoding GTP 3',8-cyclase MoaA translates to MNSVDYLRISLIDRCNFRCKYCMPEGAELDYILRQDYLTDEELFTLLKKVFIPLGFTKFRLTGGEPLLRPNIVEIVRAIATLPQTKDLSMTTNGFLLAPIASNLFNAGLRRINISLDSLDPNTFDQIIGNRGRSRWQEVWNGIQAAYKAGFDPLKLNVVVIPGVNDHEVLDLAALTINRRWHIRFIEFMPIGNFQLFSDRGWISSADLRQRIRSHWGLTESRVHGNGPADIFQIPKALGTVGFISQMSECFCDRCNRIRLSADGWLRPCLLNETGQINLKTALRSGVSPAQLQAQVQELLTLKPTINFKQRETSTTSTYKRTMSKIGG, encoded by the coding sequence ATGAATTCTGTAGATTATCTTCGGATTAGTTTAATTGACCGTTGTAACTTTCGCTGTAAGTACTGTATGCCAGAGGGGGCAGAACTGGACTATATTTTACGGCAAGATTATCTCACAGATGAAGAGTTATTCACGCTGCTCAAAAAGGTCTTCATTCCGTTAGGGTTTACCAAATTTCGGTTAACGGGAGGTGAACCACTGCTACGTCCAAATATAGTGGAAATTGTCAGAGCGATCGCAACTCTTCCCCAAACCAAAGACCTCTCAATGACGACAAACGGCTTTTTACTTGCACCCATAGCCTCAAATCTCTTCAATGCTGGGTTACGCCGCATAAACATTAGCTTAGACTCTCTTGATCCAAATACCTTTGACCAAATTATTGGCAATCGTGGTCGTTCTCGTTGGCAAGAAGTCTGGAATGGGATTCAAGCTGCTTACAAAGCGGGTTTTGACCCATTAAAACTAAATGTAGTGGTAATTCCTGGAGTTAACGACCACGAAGTTTTGGATCTTGCAGCTCTAACCATTAATAGACGATGGCATATCCGATTTATAGAGTTTATGCCGATTGGTAATTTTCAATTATTTAGCGATCGCGGTTGGATATCTTCAGCAGATTTACGCCAACGTATCCGCTCTCATTGGGGTTTGACAGAATCACGGGTACATGGTAACGGCCCCGCAGATATCTTTCAAATTCCTAAAGCTTTAGGTACAGTGGGATTTATCAGCCAGATGTCAGAGTGTTTTTGCGATCGTTGTAATCGGATACGGCTTTCTGCTGACGGCTGGTTACGTCCCTGTTTATTGAACGAAACTGGACAAATTAATCTGAAAACGGCTTTGCGCTCTGGTGTTTCTCCTGCTCAGTTGCAAGCACAGGTGCAGGAGTTGTTGACACTTAAACCCACAATTAATTTTAAGCAAAGAGAAACCAGCACTACAAGTACTTACAAGCGAACAATGTCCAAAATTGGCGGCTAG
- a CDS encoding XdhC family protein: protein MKELQNILAAFKQTQNQGQLTALATVVKTSGSVYRRPGARMLLTEEGQMIGCVSGGCLESDVFEKAQALIFTDGVPVVVNYNTSASDDIVWGFGLGCNGVVEVLIEPLSNQLAKGQLDFIAQCLHGQQSGVMATVFQVTGDSAKIASRLFLKPDGTVKSDIEDESLVQQILVDVQQILNQGKSRLKSYILPSGIAEVFLEVIHPVVPLVVFGAGHDAIPVVNLGKHQGWHVTVVDNRPGYITFERFPDSDQIIFSEPQAIQNHLNLNSRTVAIVMTHKYESDLALLRTLLPSPVRYM, encoded by the coding sequence ATGAAAGAACTTCAAAACATACTCGCAGCTTTTAAGCAAACTCAAAATCAAGGTCAACTCACAGCCCTAGCCACTGTTGTCAAAACCAGTGGCTCTGTATATCGTCGCCCTGGTGCGCGGATGCTGCTGACTGAAGAAGGGCAAATGATTGGTTGTGTGAGCGGTGGTTGCTTAGAAAGTGATGTCTTTGAAAAAGCCCAAGCCCTGATATTTACTGATGGAGTTCCTGTTGTTGTCAATTATAATACTTCTGCCAGCGATGATATTGTTTGGGGATTTGGTCTTGGTTGTAATGGTGTAGTTGAGGTACTCATTGAGCCGCTTTCTAACCAATTAGCCAAAGGTCAACTAGATTTTATTGCACAATGTCTGCATGGGCAACAGTCAGGAGTAATGGCTACCGTATTTCAAGTGACTGGAGACAGCGCCAAAATAGCATCTCGATTGTTCTTGAAGCCAGATGGTACTGTAAAAAGTGATATTGAAGATGAGTCACTTGTGCAACAGATTTTGGTAGATGTGCAACAAATACTCAACCAAGGAAAATCGCGGTTAAAGTCTTATATTCTTCCCAGTGGTATCGCTGAAGTATTTCTAGAAGTCATTCATCCTGTTGTTCCCTTAGTAGTTTTTGGTGCAGGTCATGATGCCATTCCCGTTGTTAATCTTGGTAAACACCAAGGTTGGCACGTCACAGTTGTTGATAACAGACCTGGCTATATCACTTTTGAGCGTTTTCCTGATTCTGACCAAATTATTTTCAGTGAACCCCAAGCAATTCAGAACCACCTGAATCTCAATTCACGCACAGTTGCTATAGTTATGACTCATAAATATGAGAGTGATTTGGCGCTGCTGCGAACCTTATTACCATCTCCTGTACGCTACATGTAG